The Oryctolagus cuniculus chromosome 5, mOryCun1.1, whole genome shotgun sequence genome includes a region encoding these proteins:
- the LOC138849828 gene encoding histone H4 yields the protein MSGRGKGGKGLGKGGAKRHRKVLRDNIQGITKPAIRRLARRGGVKRISGLIYEETRGVLKVFLENVIRDAVTYTEHAKRKTVTAMDVVYALKRQGRTLYGFGG from the coding sequence CCTGGGCAAGGGCGGCGCCAAGCGCCACCGCAAGGTGCTGCGCGACAACATCCAGGGCATCACCAAGCCCGCCATCCGCCGCCTGGCCCGGCGCGGCGGCGTCAAGCGCATCTCGGGGCTCATCTACGAGGAGACCCGCGGCGTGCTCAAGGTCTTCCTCGAGAACGTCATCCGCGACGCCGTCACCTACACGGAGCACGCCAAGCGCAAGACGGTCACGGCCATGGACGTGGTCTACGCGCTCAAGCGCCAGGGACGCACGCTCTACGGCTTCGGCGGCTGA